Proteins encoded together in one Bradyrhizobium sp. PSBB068 window:
- a CDS encoding glutathione S-transferase, translating to MKLYQSSASPNSRRVRIYLAEKGITMPFVPVDLASSEQFSDAYAAINPRRVVPALMLDDGTTIAEVPVIIRYLEELHPIPPLLGGSPKEKATIAMWERRMELEGFASVMETVRNGAPGLKGRAIAGLHGYDQIPELVVRGRRRIADFYGDLDVRLSETPFVAGDTFSVADITAIVAIDFASKALGLSTPDEHGATRRWYNSIASRPSMIA from the coding sequence ATGAAGCTCTATCAGTCCTCTGCCTCGCCCAACTCGCGCCGCGTCCGAATCTATCTCGCCGAGAAGGGCATCACGATGCCCTTTGTCCCCGTCGATCTCGCTTCGAGCGAACAGTTCTCCGACGCTTATGCGGCAATCAACCCGCGACGCGTCGTGCCGGCTCTCATGCTCGACGATGGGACAACCATAGCGGAAGTACCGGTGATCATCCGCTATCTCGAAGAACTGCATCCGATCCCGCCGTTACTCGGAGGTTCGCCCAAGGAGAAAGCGACCATCGCCATGTGGGAGCGCCGAATGGAACTGGAGGGCTTCGCTTCGGTCATGGAGACCGTGCGCAACGGAGCCCCCGGCCTCAAGGGGCGGGCGATCGCAGGTCTTCACGGCTACGATCAGATCCCCGAACTGGTCGTCCGTGGCCGGCGCCGGATCGCCGATTTCTACGGCGACCTCGACGTACGGTTGTCTGAGACGCCGTTCGTTGCGGGTGACACGTTCAGTGTCGCCGACATCACGGCGATCGTCGCAATCGACTTCGCCAGCAAGGCGCTGGGACTATCCACGCCAGACGAACACGGCGCTACGCGCCGATGGTACAATTCCATCGCTTCGCGCCCCAGCATGATTGCCTAA
- a CDS encoding adenylate/guanylate cyclase domain-containing protein encodes MNAKLERKLRTLGAIIVAGAVASVVNNLSQGHHSMAAMIAGFAYAFVTCVVLGGIELFVFQGPLSERLNRLSFTALLAVRSAVYAVIIIAIQLLQVGERVAGLPYQTSITDFWFSIAYSAAISLVLNFGFSIATLIGPRVFMNFVTGRYHSPVEEDRFVLFVDIAGSTGLAERLGGVGIHRFLDRTFRLLTESVVDYRGEVLNYVGDEVIVTWPERLGAVDCRPLRCFVAMRNALQKAAPQFEREFGAVPQIRGSLHFGPVIVGEIGDVKPAIVFNGDVMNTAARLEELSRKVDGGFLASRAAMARFTAPPPFPVSDLGRLPIRGRVDGIDVVGIGAVA; translated from the coding sequence ATGAACGCGAAGCTCGAGCGGAAGCTGCGCACTCTCGGTGCTATTATCGTCGCCGGCGCGGTGGCGAGCGTCGTGAATAATCTCTCGCAAGGCCATCACTCCATGGCGGCGATGATTGCGGGATTTGCCTACGCCTTTGTAACCTGCGTGGTGCTTGGCGGGATCGAATTATTCGTCTTTCAGGGCCCGCTGTCGGAGCGGCTCAATCGTCTGTCTTTCACTGCCCTTCTGGCGGTTCGCAGCGCCGTATATGCGGTCATTATCATTGCCATCCAGCTGCTCCAGGTCGGCGAGCGCGTGGCCGGGTTGCCGTATCAAACCTCGATCACGGATTTTTGGTTCAGCATCGCCTATTCCGCCGCGATCTCGCTGGTGCTGAACTTCGGCTTCAGCATCGCGACCCTGATCGGCCCGCGTGTCTTCATGAACTTCGTCACTGGCCGCTATCATTCTCCGGTCGAGGAGGACCGCTTTGTGCTGTTCGTCGATATCGCGGGATCAACCGGACTGGCCGAGCGGCTTGGCGGTGTAGGTATTCACCGCTTTCTCGACCGCACGTTTCGCTTGCTCACGGAATCAGTCGTCGACTATCGCGGCGAGGTGCTGAATTATGTCGGCGACGAGGTGATCGTGACCTGGCCGGAGCGGCTCGGCGCGGTCGATTGCCGGCCGCTGCGCTGCTTCGTGGCGATGCGCAACGCACTGCAGAAGGCGGCGCCGCAGTTCGAACGCGAATTCGGCGCCGTGCCGCAGATCCGCGGCAGCCTGCATTTCGGGCCCGTGATCGTCGGTGAGATCGGCGACGTCAAGCCGGCCATTGTGTTCAATGGCGACGTCATGAACACCGCTGCGCGGCTGGAGGAACTGAGCCGCAAGGTCGATGGCGGCTTCCTCGCCTCACGCGCGGCGATGGCCCGCTTCACCGCGCCGCCGCCATTTCCGGTGAGCGATCTCGGCCGACTGCCGATCCGCGGCCGCGTCGACGGCATCGATGTCGTCGGGATCGGCGCGGTGGCGTAA
- a CDS encoding sensor histidine kinase, producing the protein MAKWIDEFRAGWRGDSQPSMPLAAGFAVLCLVLATAARFGLAQIRPDVFFTPYFPAVFFATALGGFRIGIASALASGLLGVIINFSSGHADPARFALLMIFWAVCGIAIWGVEHYRSLVAQQREVSKRLLEEEQYRKIVVDELQHRLKNKSSTIHAVLHQALQDRPDVWQRIDHRIRALSATDDLIARVDGYGCDIRDLLRSELGPYGHVRFNLNGEQLFLPAKLAVSLALIFHELATNAGKYGAFSSPRGFLQVSWTVDDGRLNVIWDETEGPVVEVLGEPGFGSKLLKSALRPFDGKTEISYLKTGVHCTMQCKLPNC; encoded by the coding sequence ATGGCGAAATGGATCGACGAATTCAGGGCGGGTTGGCGGGGCGATTCCCAGCCTTCGATGCCGCTTGCGGCCGGTTTCGCCGTGCTCTGTCTCGTTTTGGCCACGGCCGCCCGCTTCGGACTCGCCCAGATCAGACCGGACGTGTTCTTCACGCCGTATTTCCCGGCGGTATTCTTCGCGACCGCGCTTGGCGGCTTCCGGATCGGGATCGCATCCGCACTGGCGAGCGGCCTGCTCGGCGTCATCATCAATTTCAGCAGCGGGCATGCCGATCCGGCGCGCTTTGCGCTGCTGATGATTTTTTGGGCGGTGTGCGGCATCGCGATCTGGGGCGTGGAGCACTACCGCTCCCTGGTCGCGCAGCAGCGCGAGGTGTCCAAGCGGCTGCTCGAAGAGGAGCAGTACCGCAAGATCGTGGTCGACGAATTGCAGCACCGGCTGAAGAACAAGTCATCGACCATTCACGCCGTGCTGCATCAGGCGCTGCAGGACCGGCCCGATGTCTGGCAGCGCATCGACCATCGCATCCGCGCGCTTTCGGCGACCGACGATCTGATCGCACGGGTCGACGGCTATGGCTGCGATATCAGGGATTTGCTGCGCTCGGAGCTCGGACCTTACGGCCACGTACGGTTCAATCTCAACGGCGAGCAATTGTTCCTGCCGGCCAAGCTCGCGGTCTCGCTGGCGCTGATCTTCCATGAGCTCGCAACCAACGCAGGAAAATACGGCGCCTTCTCCTCGCCGCGGGGGTTTCTGCAGGTGTCGTGGACGGTGGACGATGGGCGTCTCAACGTGATCTGGGACGAAACCGAGGGGCCGGTGGTCGAGGTGCTCGGCGAACCCGGCTTCGGCAGCAAGCTCCTGAAGTCGGCGCTGCGGCCGTTCGACGGCAAGACCGAGATCAGTTACCTGAAGACCGGCGTTCACTGCACCATGCAGTGCAAGCTTCCCAACTGTTGA
- a CDS encoding glucose 1-dehydrogenase, protein MGRLDGKVAVITGATSGIGLRTAEVFVAEGARIVIAGRRAPEGEALAQQLGSNCVFRQTDVTVEEQMQALIALAVEKFGRIDCLFNNAGGPAQTGGIEGLDVERFDAAMATLVRSVMLGMKHAAPTMRKQGFGSIINNGSIAGRLAGFSSSMVYGAAKAAVIHFTKCVAMELGESGIRVNSISPGAIATGIFGKALGLPTDAAEKTAAVMREVYKAAQPIPRAGLPDDIAHAAVFLASDESSFINGHDLVVDGAITGGRNWSQQQAGYVTLRKAFDQGTG, encoded by the coding sequence ATGGGACGGCTAGACGGCAAGGTCGCGGTGATCACGGGGGCGACCAGCGGCATCGGGTTGCGAACGGCTGAAGTGTTTGTTGCCGAGGGCGCGCGGATCGTGATCGCCGGGCGTCGTGCGCCGGAAGGCGAGGCGCTGGCACAGCAGCTCGGCAGCAATTGTGTGTTTCGGCAGACCGACGTCACGGTCGAGGAACAGATGCAGGCGCTGATCGCGCTTGCGGTCGAGAAGTTCGGCCGGATCGACTGTCTGTTCAACAATGCCGGCGGCCCGGCGCAGACCGGCGGCATCGAGGGCCTCGACGTCGAACGCTTCGACGCCGCGATGGCAACCCTGGTGCGCAGCGTGATGCTCGGCATGAAGCATGCCGCGCCCACCATGCGCAAACAGGGCTTTGGCAGCATCATCAACAATGGCAGCATCGCCGGGCGCCTCGCGGGTTTCTCCTCATCGATGGTCTATGGCGCCGCCAAGGCCGCGGTAATTCATTTCACCAAATGCGTGGCGATGGAGCTTGGCGAGTCCGGCATCCGCGTCAACTCGATCTCGCCCGGCGCGATCGCCACCGGCATTTTCGGCAAGGCGCTCGGGCTGCCGACCGACGCCGCCGAGAAGACCGCCGCCGTGATGCGCGAGGTCTACAAGGCGGCGCAGCCGATCCCGCGCGCCGGTCTGCCCGACGATATCGCACATGCCGCGGTGTTCCTGGCGAGTGACGAATCGAGCTTCATCAACGGCCACGACCTCGTCGTCGACGGCGCCATCACCGGCGGCCGCAACTGGAGCCAGCAGCAGGCCGGCTACGTCACGCTGCGCAAGGCGTTCGATCAGGGGACGGGTTAG